One part of the Eulemur rufifrons isolate Redbay chromosome 16, OSU_ERuf_1, whole genome shotgun sequence genome encodes these proteins:
- the GPRC5A gene encoding retinoic acid-induced protein 3 has protein sequence MATTTATTAPSSCRQSLDPRYHRLCDTGESWGIVLETLAAVGAVTSVAFMLALLALVCKVQDSSRRKMLPTQFLFLLGVLGVFGLTFAFIIRLDGGTGPTRFFLFGILFSICFSCLLAHAVNLTKLVRGRKPLSMLVTLGLVVGFSLVQDVIAVEYVVLTMNRTNVNVFAELSAPRRNEDFVLLLIYVLLLMALTFFMSSFAFCGSFTGWKRHGAHICLTTLLSAAIWVVWIVLLLIPAIEEKWDDTILSSALVANGWVFLLAYVIPEFQLLTKQRNPMDYPVEDAFCKPQLMKKSYGVENRAYSQEEITQGLEEVGDTLYAPYSTHFQLQNRAPQKDFSIPRAQAPASPYNNYEGRKEDS, from the exons ATGGCTACGACGACGGCGACGACGGCTCCCAGTAGTTGCCGCCAAAGCTTGGACCCCAGGTACCACAGACTTTGTGATACTGGTGAGAGTTGGGGCATCGTCCTAGAAACGTTGGCTGCAGTTGGGGCTGTGACCTCGGTGGCCTTCATGCTCGCTCTCCTGGCCCTCGTCTGCAAGGTGCAGGACTCCAGCAGGCGGAAAATGCTCCCCACCcagttcctcttcctcctgggtgTGCTGGGGGTCTTTGGCCTCACCTTTGCCTTCATCATCAGACTGGATGGGGGCACAGGGCCCACACGCTTCTTCCTCTTTGGGATCCTCTTCTCCATCTGCTTCTCTTGCCTCCTGGCTCATGCTGTCAACTTGACAAAGCTAGTCCGTGGAAGGAAGCCCCTCTCCATGCTGGTGACTCTGGGCCTGGTAGTGGGCTTCAGCCTGGTACAGGACGTCATTGCTGTTGAATATGTCGTCCTGACCATGAACAGGACCAATGTCAATGTCTTTGCTGAGCTTTCTGCTCCTCGTCGCAATGAAGACTTTGTCCTGCTGCTCATCTATGTCCTCCTCTTGATGGCGCTGACCTTCTTCATGTCCTCCTTCGCCTTCTGTGGATCCTTCACTGGCTGGAAGAGACACGGGGCCCACATCTGCCTCACCACGCTCCTCTCTGCGGCCATCTGGGTGGTATGGATTGTCCTGCTCTTGATTCCTGCCATCGAGGAAAAGTGGGATGACACCATCCTCAGCTCTGCCTTGGTGGCCAATGGCTGGGTTTTCCTGTTGGCTTATGTGATACCCGAGTTTCAGCTGCTCACAAAGCAACGAAACCCCATGGATTACCCTGTCGAGGATGCTTTTTGTAAACCACAACTCATGAAGAAGAGCTATGGTGTAGAGAACAGAGCCTACTCTCAAGAGGAAATCACCCAAG GTCTTGAAGAGGTGGGGGACACGCTCTACGCCCCCTATTCCACCCACTTTCAGCTACAG AATCGGGCTCCCCAAAAGGATTTCTCCATCCCACGGGCCCAGGCGCCGGCCAGCCCTTACAACAACTacgaaggaaggaaagaggacagTTAG
- the GPRC5D gene encoding G-protein coupled receptor family C group 5 member D gives MYEDCVKTTGDYFLFCDNEGAWGIVLESLAILGIVVTIMLLLAFLFLMRKVQDCSQWNVLPTQFLFLLSVLGLFALAFAFIIQLNEQTAPVRYFLFGVLFALCFSCLLAHASNLVKLVRGRVSFSWTTILCIAIGCSLLQIIIAIEYVTLIMTRGMRFVNMTPCQLNVDFVVLLVYVLFLMALTFFVSKATFCGPCENWKQHGRLIFITVLLSIIIWVVWISMLLRGNPQLQCQPQWDDPVVCIALVTNAWVFLLLYIIPELCILYRSCRQECPLQSNTCPVPTYQRSFCVENQEPSRARDSDGAEEDVALTSCGTPIQPQTVDPTQECFISRANLSPQQDAGV, from the exons ATGTATGAGGACTGCGTCAAGACCACAGGAgactattttctcttctgtgacaATGAAGGGGCATGGGGCATCGTTCTGGAGTccctggcaatccttggcatagTGGTTACAATAATGCTACTCTTGGCATTTCTCTTCCTCATGCGAAAGGTGCAAGACTGCAGCCAGTGGAATGTCCTCCCCACCCAGTTCCTCTTTCTCCTCAGTGTGCTGGGGCTCTTTGCACTTGCTTTTGCCTTCATCATCCAGCTCAATGAACAAACTGCCCCCGTGCGCTACTTTCTCTTTGGGGTTCTCTTTGCGCTCTGCTTCTCCTGCCTCTTGGCTCATGCCTCCAACCTGGTGAAGCTGGTCCGGGGTCGAGTCTCCTTCTCTTGGACGACAATTCTGTGCATTGCTATCGGGTGCAGTCTGTTGCAGATAATTATTGCCATTGAGTATGTGACCCTCATCATGACCAGGGGTATGAGGTTTGTCAACATGACACCCTGCCAGCTCAATGTGGACTTTGTCGTACTCCTGGTCTACGTCCTCTTCCTGATGGCCCTCACATTCTTCGTCTCCAAAGCCACCTTCTGTGGCCCATGTGAGAACTGGAAGCAGCATGGAAGGCTCATCTTCATCACTGTGCTCCTCTCCATCATTATCTGGGTGGTGTGGATCTCCATGCTGCTGAGAGGCAACCCACAGCTCCAGTGCCAGCCCCAGTGGGACGACCCGGTCGTCTGCATTGCCCTGGTCACCAACGCATGGGTTTTCCTGCTGCTGTACATCATTCCTGAGCTCTGCATTCTCTACAGATCGTGTAGGCAGGAATGCCCTCTGCAAAGCAACACCTGCCCCGTCCCAACCTACCAACGCAGCTTCTGCGTGGAGAACCAGGAGCCCTCAAGAG CCCGAGACAGTGACGGAGCTGAGGAGGATGTAGCACTAACTTCCTGTGGTACTCCCATTCAGCCGCAG acGGTTGATCCCACACAAGAGTGTTTCATCTCGCGGGCTAACCTGAGCCCCCAGCAAGATGCAGGCGTATAA